One window of Paenibacillus sp. FSL K6-3182 genomic DNA carries:
- a CDS encoding DUF1904 family protein, translating to MPHLLFRGVPSEQLKSVSAPLAAELAAICECGTDNFTMACLNTTSVFGSETDDQGFAFIEVGWFERGQQVRNRFAQAVTKYVSQIGLSEIEIVFHAYREDSYYINGEAVSE from the coding sequence ATGCCACATTTATTATTCCGCGGAGTACCGTCCGAGCAGTTAAAATCTGTTTCGGCACCGCTTGCTGCTGAGCTTGCCGCTATTTGCGAGTGCGGTACCGATAATTTTACAATGGCTTGTCTGAATACGACCAGCGTTTTTGGCAGTGAGACAGATGATCAAGGGTTTGCATTTATCGAGGTCGGCTGGTTCGAGCGGGGACAGCAAGTAAGAAATCGATTTGCACAGGCAGTTACCAAATACGTCAGCCAGATTGGCCTATCTGAAATTGAAATCGTGTTTCATGCCTATCGTGAGGACAGCTATTATATTAACGGTGAAGCCGTATCGGAATAA
- a CDS encoding glycosyltransferase family 39 protein: MTSFIDWVKKNPLLLLLFLVGAAVRVVYAGAVPGGLNQDEASIGYEAYSILHYGIDRNGISLPVHLIAWGSGQNALYAYLSMPFIYLFGLNELSVRMVSILFGLLSMVLFYRIANQLFKRKHAAAAAAFFIVICPWHIMMSRWALESNIFPTLVLIAVFFLFKALQQPKWLIGFTLTLAASLYAYGTAYFFVPVFGVGVLALLVVKKMFKLRVLLWNCAVLVILAAPIGLFLLINRYGMATIQFLFSIPKLTVPRVEQISTAFGGHIFSTVADNFKSFLQMYLTQNDGLLWNAMPKFGYMYPLALPLIGIGILYGVMKLINNFRIETAVITIWFGTAILMTLITDVNINRINIIFYPTVYLAVAGFMWLHKRIKYSFPIVIAAFSIFFVFFCANYFTIYAKQISPLFYESFGEAVQYASDETEGNIYVTDQVMMPYIYVLFYEQIDPKQFISTVDYINPGEPFQFVRAFGRYHFGQPELRPNEEAAYIFKNSDSIPGEDSGYKIKRFKHYTVMSGTGTVVALKVHESFQNGGFEEGQQYWSFTSGTGIGSNRPYSGSSLMYVDPGNGRVVSQTFSAADDGDYILSAKVSTSAAGGMIGVSINGAKVEDLSINAQEQYVEVKLPAVSVNMGDTVSIYFTGGAGWLNVDDVAWSKQ; this comes from the coding sequence ATGACTAGTTTTATAGATTGGGTAAAAAAGAACCCATTATTGCTGCTTCTGTTTCTAGTTGGGGCTGCGGTGAGAGTGGTATATGCGGGCGCCGTACCAGGCGGCTTGAATCAGGATGAGGCATCGATCGGCTATGAGGCTTATTCTATTCTGCATTATGGCATTGATCGCAATGGCATATCGCTGCCGGTTCATCTTATTGCATGGGGAAGCGGTCAGAACGCGCTTTATGCTTACCTGTCTATGCCTTTTATCTATTTATTCGGACTAAATGAACTGTCAGTTCGAATGGTTAGCATCTTATTTGGCCTACTGAGCATGGTGCTATTCTATCGGATTGCAAATCAGCTATTTAAAAGAAAGCATGCAGCTGCGGCTGCAGCTTTTTTTATCGTCATATGCCCTTGGCATATTATGATGTCACGATGGGCGCTGGAGTCGAATATTTTTCCTACTCTAGTGCTGATCGCAGTGTTTTTTTTGTTCAAAGCGCTGCAGCAGCCGAAATGGCTGATTGGCTTTACATTAACACTAGCCGCTTCACTTTATGCTTATGGAACGGCTTATTTTTTTGTACCTGTTTTTGGAGTAGGCGTATTGGCTCTGCTCGTTGTTAAAAAGATGTTCAAGCTTCGAGTTCTGCTTTGGAATTGCGCGGTTCTCGTTATATTAGCAGCACCTATCGGACTGTTTCTTCTTATTAATCGATATGGCATGGCGACCATACAATTTCTGTTTTCTATTCCTAAGCTAACTGTTCCTCGTGTAGAGCAAATCTCTACCGCATTTGGAGGTCATATTTTTTCAACAGTTGCGGACAATTTTAAATCATTTTTGCAAATGTATTTGACTCAAAATGATGGTTTGCTGTGGAATGCCATGCCTAAATTTGGGTATATGTATCCGTTAGCATTACCGCTGATCGGAATTGGCATCTTATATGGTGTAATGAAACTGATTAATAATTTCCGCATAGAGACAGCAGTCATTACTATCTGGTTCGGAACGGCAATTCTAATGACATTGATTACAGATGTGAATATCAATCGTATTAATATTATTTTTTATCCTACGGTATACTTGGCAGTTGCAGGATTTATGTGGCTGCACAAGCGGATTAAGTATTCTTTCCCTATCGTTATAGCCGCATTCTCCATTTTCTTTGTTTTCTTCTGTGCTAACTATTTCACTATTTATGCGAAGCAAATAAGCCCGCTTTTCTATGAGTCCTTTGGAGAAGCTGTACAGTACGCATCGGATGAAACGGAAGGCAATATTTATGTGACGGATCAAGTGATGATGCCTTATATTTATGTATTGTTTTATGAACAAATTGATCCGAAGCAGTTTATAAGCACAGTCGACTATATCAATCCGGGTGAGCCCTTTCAGTTTGTTCGGGCATTCGGCAGATACCATTTTGGGCAGCCAGAGCTAAGGCCAAATGAGGAAGCGGCTTATATTTTCAAAAATAGCGACTCTATTCCGGGTGAGGATTCAGGCTATAAGATTAAAAGATTTAAACATTATACGGTCATGAGCGGTACAGGAACAGTGGTGGCTCTGAAGGTTCATGAATCATTTCAGAACGGCGGCTTTGAGGAAGGGCAGCAGTATTGGTCATTTACTTCCGGCACGGGGATAGGCTCAAACCGTCCTTACAGCGGTTCCAGCTTAATGTATGTTGACCCAGGCAACGGTCGTGTCGTTTCCCAGACCTTCTCGGCTGCTGATGACGGTGACTATATTCTTTCTGCTAAAGTGAGTACGAGCGCTGCTGGTGGAATGATTGGGGTTTCCATCAATGGAGCAAAGGTTGAAGATCTTTCGATTAACGCACAAGAGCAATATGTAGAAGTTAAGCTGCCTGCAGTATCCGTGAACATGGGGGACACCGTTTCTATCTATTTTACCGGAGGGGCGGGCTGGTTAAATGTCGATGATGTGGCGTGGAGCAAGCAATAG